A region of the Bacillota bacterium genome:
TGCGCGAAATCCTCGAGGCGAGTGGGCTTGGAGACCTCCAGATACTCTCGTGCGCTGACTTCCCCTGGGTCAGCGATGTGGAGGAGGACGGCGAAACTTTCGTTGAGAACGCGATGAAGAAAGCCCTCGCCGTGTCGAAGGCTACAGGAGAGGTTGCGCTCGCAGATGACTCGGGGCTCGAGGTCGACGCCCTCGGAGGCGCCCCGGGGGTAAGGTCCGCGAGGTTCGCCGGGGAGTACCTCCCTGCGGGAGCGTCCCGCGACAAGGCCAATTGCGACAAGCTGCTCTCACTCCTCGAAGGCGTGCCAGTTCGTGAGAGGACCGCACGCTTCCGGTGCGTCGTGGCTGTGGCGTCCCCCTTAGGACAGATGCGGACAGCGGAGGGTGAATGCGCGGGCACAATAGCCTTCGAGCCCCGCGGGTCTAGCGGGTTCGGGTACGATCCGATCTTCGTGCCCGAAGGTTATGAAGCGACCTTCGGCGAACTCGGGTTCGAGGCGAAGAACCAAATCAGCCACCGAGCTAGGGCTCTCAGGGCTGCCGTCCCCGCAGTGCGCGACCTCGTTGGGTTGAACGCGCTGAAACGCTCCAGGCAAGCTCCGGAAGAAGCCAAGTGATGCCAGAACTGCGTGCGTGGGGCTGGCGTCCGTCCACGGGACGTGCAAGATTAGGCGTGAGACCTAGTGGACCGGGACGTGGGAAGACCCGGTCAGCCTTTGACTTTCCGCGGCAATTGCTGTAGAATCTTACCTTGAGAAAACATCGAGCATCGCTGGAGTTCGGGGCGTAGCGCAGCTTGGTCAGCGCGCCTGCCTTGGGCGCAGGAGGTCGGAGGTTCAAATCCTCTCGCCCCGACCATCTTTATCTCTCCGCTCATCCGTCTCGCCTGTCATCCATCCCGCCTCGTATTCCGTGTGCTCGACAAGCCTGATCCTCGTCTTTCCCGAATCCTCGAATCTTGAGAGCGTGGTCAGCCTTTGGCTGTGACCGGGCGCGTTGAGCCGTCCGGATCAAGGCTGTGGAGTTCACGTCACCGCGCGCCCTGACGCAAAGTTCGCCCTCCCGTCGGCAGGGGAAAACATCGTGGCGCAGAATCAAATTGAGAGGAAGGTTTCCATTACTTACGTAGGAGGGGTGCTGATGGCTTCGTTGTCACTGCGTTCCAAGAGGATCGCGGGCGTCGGGGTACTAGTGTTCCTGCTTTCTGTGGTTTGTGTCCTGCCGGCGGCGGCGGCGCCCGCCAGCGGCCATATCGTCATCCTGTACACTAACGACGTCCACGGGAGACTTGAGGCCTTCAAACCATCGGGTTCGAACGAGGCAATCGGAGGC
Encoded here:
- a CDS encoding XTP/dITP diphosphatase; amino-acid sequence: MSRLVLATKNPGKVEEMREILEASGLGDLQILSCADFPWVSDVEEDGETFVENAMKKALAVSKATGEVALADDSGLEVDALGGAPGVRSARFAGEYLPAGASRDKANCDKLLSLLEGVPVRERTARFRCVVAVASPLGQMRTAEGECAGTIAFEPRGSSGFGYDPIFVPEGYEATFGELGFEAKNQISHRARALRAAVPAVRDLVGLNALKRSRQAPEEAK